One window of Rhizobium leguminosarum genomic DNA carries:
- the surE gene encoding 5'/3'-nucleotidase SurE, with protein MRILLTNDDGIHAEGLAALERIARTLSDDVWIVAPETDQSGLAHSLSLSEPLRLRKISDKHFALRGTPTDCVIMGIRQVMDIKPDLVLSGVNSGSNVADDVTYSGTIAGAIEGTMQGVRSFALSQAYLYEDGARIVPWEVCETHAPALLEKLMVLDLPQGTFLNLNFPNCRPDEVDGAEVTMQGKLAFNLQVDARSDGRGFPYYWLKFGERAGAFIEGTDIHALKHNKISVTPLKLDLTDYSVTDRVARALGYGAQV; from the coding sequence ATGCGCATCCTGCTGACGAATGACGACGGCATTCACGCGGAAGGCTTGGCCGCCCTGGAACGGATCGCCCGCACGCTGTCCGACGACGTCTGGATCGTGGCGCCCGAGACCGACCAGAGCGGCCTTGCCCATTCGTTGAGCCTGTCGGAACCTTTGCGGCTGCGCAAGATTTCCGACAAGCATTTCGCCTTGCGCGGCACGCCGACCGATTGCGTCATCATGGGCATCAGGCAGGTGATGGACATCAAGCCCGATCTCGTTCTCTCCGGCGTCAATTCGGGTTCGAACGTCGCAGACGACGTAACCTATTCCGGCACGATCGCCGGCGCCATCGAAGGCACGATGCAGGGTGTGCGTTCCTTCGCGCTGAGCCAGGCTTATCTCTATGAGGACGGCGCGCGCATCGTGCCTTGGGAGGTCTGCGAGACACATGCGCCGGCTCTTCTGGAAAAGCTGATGGTTCTGGACCTGCCGCAGGGCACGTTCCTCAATCTCAACTTCCCGAACTGCCGTCCCGACGAGGTTGATGGTGCCGAGGTGACCATGCAGGGCAAGCTCGCCTTCAACCTGCAGGTCGACGCCCGCTCCGATGGCCGGGGCTTTCCCTATTACTGGCTGAAGTTCGGCGAACGTGCCGGCGCCTTCATCGAAGGCACCGATATTCACGCCCTGAAGCATAACAAGATTTCGGTAACGCCTTTGAAACTGGATCTGACCGATTATTCCGTGACGGACCGCGTGGCGCGGGCCTTGGGATACGGAGCACAGGTTTGA
- a CDS encoding protein-L-isoaspartate(D-aspartate) O-methyltransferase, whose product MTARLAEKEGFAALVLRLRAEGISDLDLLTAVEQTQRSLFVPPQFSDDAYSSRTIPIECGSFLEGIDFVVRILHHLKVKPGQRVLEIGTGSGFTAAVIGRMAERVLSIDRYKTLTSAAQRRMESLGLSNVIIRHADGSAGMQGEGTFDRILVTAAFNAMPRFYTDQLVSGGSMIAPLMISETECRMVRLTKTGSRFEREELFEAPYLPIVPRLASLL is encoded by the coding sequence TTGACGGCAAGACTGGCCGAGAAAGAGGGCTTTGCGGCGCTCGTCCTCAGATTGCGTGCCGAAGGCATCTCCGACCTCGATCTGCTGACGGCGGTCGAGCAGACGCAGCGCTCGCTCTTCGTGCCGCCGCAATTTTCCGATGATGCCTATTCGAGCCGGACGATACCGATCGAATGCGGCTCCTTCCTCGAAGGCATCGATTTTGTCGTCCGCATCCTGCATCACCTCAAAGTCAAACCAGGACAGCGCGTCCTCGAAATCGGCACCGGCAGCGGCTTTACCGCCGCCGTCATCGGCAGAATGGCTGAGCGTGTTCTGTCCATCGACCGCTACAAGACGCTGACATCGGCGGCGCAGCGGCGCATGGAATCGCTTGGCCTGAGCAACGTTATCATCCGCCACGCCGACGGCAGTGCCGGCATGCAGGGAGAGGGCACCTTCGACCGCATCCTGGTGACGGCGGCCTTCAATGCGATGCCGCGCTTTTATACCGACCAACTGGTTTCGGGCGGCTCGATGATCGCGCCGCTGATGATATCCGAAACCGAATGTCGCATGGTGCGGTTGACGAAGACCGGCAGCCGTTTCGAACGCGAGGAACTGTTCGAAGCGCCTTATCTGCCGATCGTCCCGCGCCTTGCCTCGCTGCTGTAG